CCAGATCGTATTCTACGATGTCCTTTGAACTCACCGAGCAAGGGATCTCCTGCCTTCTCAGGAGAAAGTGTAAGACGCTCTTTTACGATTTCTTTTACCCTTGACCATATTGTCTTTGGAAGATTTTGAATGTCTTTGTGAACTACATTTTCCTCATAGCAGATTAAATACTTATCACCAGTTGATGTCTTCATGCCTGATGAATTTTGCATTTCGAGTGTCACGTTGAATAGCAAGTTTGGCTATTGCCATATCTTCTTCATTTTCAATTGCTTCTTGTATAAACTGCTCTGCTAGCTCTTGAGCTGATTGATTCTTTACTTTAGCTAAACGAGTAAGGTTTTTTAAAACTTTTTCACTAATGTTAATACTTGAATCAGCCATAAGTTTTACCGAAATCTACTGCATAATTATACAACATTTTCCTAAAATTTTCAATAAAGAATTGTATTGACGGATTATGGTAGATTGAGTATATACTAGTATTAGATTTTAGGGAGAAATGACACAGACGTATTGCAAGACATCATTAGGAATAAGGAAGGTATGCTGGCTACTGGATGTATTTCTATGATAACAACTACTCTTCATCATCAAAAATCAAGAAGGCTCTGCAACTTGATAACTCTATTCTTTTATTGACGTAGATGACTCTGAAAAATTGCGGAGCTGAAGTGCTATGGTTATTACGGTTTAAGAACAAAACGGAAAATCCTATGTTACACTAGAAATAATGTGCGGAAAAGGGGGGATTCGAACCCCCGACATATTTTCATATGTGCACGCTTTCCAAGCGTGTGCTTTAGACCGCTCAGCCACCTTTCCATACTTATTCATAATATTAAAAATTATGCTGCTAAACAACTGGTATATATGGTTCGCCACGGAAATTCACAGTATTGTTAAACTTGTTTTTGCACGTTAAAAACGCTTTATCACAACCTGCAAGTATCGAATATTTATCTCCGGTAGAAATTTGATATGGAGGAGAAGCAAATAATGTAACTACTTTATTTTTGTATTCTTTAACTACAACTTCAAATGTTGCTGAACTAAACACTCCGTGCTTATAATATCCATCGCTTTCGATTAAATTAGTGTCTTCAAATCTTCTTTCATCTATCACTTTAGTAATTGTGCTCATTCTACTAAACTTTTTAGCATCAGCTTTACATCTATCATCGCAAAATTGTGCCCTGCATACAGGAGAATATAGCTCTGTTATGCTTCTCTCAAGCTTTGTCGCAAGACCTCTAATTTCAGCGATAAACCTCCCACTATTTAATGTTACTTTACCAAAAGTTCCTGCATGCAAATTCATAATTCCCTGACTCAAATCTTTATAATTCACAAGAAATATTTCAATATTTGCAAAGTCATACCTTCCTGATAAAACATCTTTTTCTTTAATATCAGCACTATTTAATACTCCTTCAATTTCTAAATTATCAGTTCTCAAATCGCTATTTAATATTATACTGCTGGCTATAAAACCGCTTGAAGATTTATAGAATACATTATTGAGATTTAAATCTTCATCATAGTCAGTAAATCCCATTACTTCTCCACTTACAAGTGTTAATTTCCAGCAAGTAGCGATGGTAAGTAATTCTCCAGCTAAATGGTTTTTTAATTTGGTTTGCATAGTTGCCTCTTATAAATAATGGCATACCTGCATTTAGCTACACTTGTTTTTTCAAATCTCTATAAAAATTTTCGTGTGGAGCAAATGCAAGAAGTGTTAATATGTTATTTTGTTCGTTGTGAATATAGGCTAATAATGTCAGTTGATTAAAAATAGAGAATTTATACACGCGAACACCTGCAAGATCGCCTGACTTTAGCTCTCCAATATATGGGTTACCTTGAATTTGTTTGATGGCTTCTTCAAGTTTGGGTAGTTGATTATTGTGCAGCTTCTTCATTGACCGCTTAAAAGTGTTGGTGAGAAGAATCTTCAAAATTTTGTGGACTTATACTCCTCAACATTACCTGACTTGATATCCTCAATGCCTGAAAGGATTTCTTTGATGATGTTATAGCTGAGCTCAGGGTTATCTTCAACAATCTGACCAATCTTAGCCCAATGCTCGATTTGTTGCGGTACAGAACGATTTTGCAATATGGAATGAGACTGCACTATTTTCTCGAACTCCCCATCAAGATTTACTGTTATACTCATTAGATTATTACTTCCTAGTTTTAGCTATTATATCATATATTGGAAATTTTTTCAACATTTTGAAAGTGCATAGTGAAAACACACACCACATTCAAGCTGTGGTGTGTATTATTAAATAACTAGAAAGAAAACTTCACACCAGTGAGGAGAAGAACTCCTTTGTTAGAAGGTATCTTATCCTTATTTTTATCTTCCAGTGCACCTTTTTCATCAGTTGTAAAGTAGTGAAGAGCTGCATAAGGAACAAATTTGCTTTTATTGCAAGAAGATAGATCATACTGAACACCAAGTGCAACATCATGAAGCATATCTTTATCACTCATTCTGCTACCAAAGTATGTCACGCTTGTGTAGATGTTATCATATTGATAACCAGCACCTGCAGTCCAATACATGGTATTGTTATCATTAAATTGCTTTAAGCCATTTTTTCTAGCAATATCAGTAGTCTCTTTATATTCTTTTGAAGCAAGGTCGAGTTCCTTGATACTCTTAGGTTGACCAGATTTGCCTAAATATGCAAAAGAAGCAGCGAATTTTACACTTTGATCTTCATCAATCTTATAATCAGCGCTTGCACCCAAATTAATGCCTGCCAGATTATTGTATTCTATGAACTCGTTATAAAGGTGCTTATCTTTACTCGGTTGCTTTGAAAACCCATATTCACCAACTACGGAAGTTTTAACTTTTACATTATGTTTACTAAAGTCATATTCATATGATGCACCAGCGCTTATTATATGCTGGTAATCTGGTCCAACATGTCTTAACGTTTCCTCATTCTTTACCCCTGTTACCTTATTACTTGAATCTTTGAGGAAATCTGGAGCTATTTCTTTTACAACGGATAAACCACTATCGTAGCGAGGTGAGTAGCTAATACCAAATCTTGCACCCATATAATTTGGTGAGTAGTAAGCAGCTCTAAACGGCAATGTGGTCATAACCTCTTTGTTGTATTTTCCTGCCATACGGAAGGAGAGTTTTTCGCTCTCGCTCGAGAAGCTTTCAGTGTAAAGACGTGGTGTTACGTAAAATGGGAAGTTTGCAGCACTTCCTTCTAAGTTTACTTTTCTGAACCAGTCACTATCTGCAGCTCCATCAACAGTTGCAATTCTTGTTGCATCAAGTCTCATCAGAGACTCAGGACCAAACTGATAACCAAGTTTCAGATCACCATATTTTGAATTCAAAAACACATGTGCACTTCTACCTCTTGCAGCATTCACGCCTTGTGAAGCTCCTTTACCTTCAGTAACTGGAACATGGAATTGTACATCGGCACCATAACGAAGACCAATATCCTCATTTTTATTTTCAGCTCTTAAGTGCAATATTGCATCTGAAATCATGCCCATGTTTTCACTGTAATCACCAATATTCCCTATCCCTTTAGGAAATATTGGATTTGCTCCTTTTATACTATCTGGAGTATTGTTAAAATAATCTGTAGATTTACCTGGCATAACATTATAATGGTTATAGCCACTTAGCCCATGGTTACCATAACCTTGAGAATCAACAACGCCACCGAAAGTTATTCTTAAACCATCCCCTTGATTGGTATTGATAATATCAACCCCACCAACTGAAACAACAGGACTTGCCTTACCTTTTTCCTCTGTATTGCTGTTAACAACTTTTACATCCTTTTTTATATCTTTAGCTTCAATTTTAGCATTCTTAGTTTTAGAACCCTTAATTTTTGACTTTTCTACATTAGAATTTTTAGTGCTTAGAGCTTTCGCCTTTGAATCCTCTATAAGCTTTGCTTTTTTCTCTTTTGCTAGCCTAATTTCATCTTTTTTCTTTTGTTTTGCTACTAATTTTAACTCTTCTTTTTTCTTCTTTTGTTCAGCTGCTAATTTTAACTCCTCTTTTTTCTTCTGCTCAGCTGCTAATCTTAGTTCTTCTTTTTTCTTAAGCTCCTCGGCTTTTTTTCTTGGATCAGCATTACATATCCTGTCCATTTTTTCTTTTAGTTTCTTATTTGACGTCTTCATCACTTCCATCTTTCCAGAAGTTTTGATTGACTCGTTACTCTCTTGCTTTTTTACTTCCTTCATACTCTCGTCAGAAAAGTCAGCAGCAAAGCCACTGAAAGAACATAAAGTCAATAGAGAAGCTAGAGCAGTTCTAGTATAAATAGATTTTTTCATGAAGTGCCCCCAAAAAATTTTAAAATCATAACATAAATAGTATAAAGGTGTTGAAAATCCAACTTAAAGCAACCTTATAGCGAAAATAAAGGTAAAATGCAATACTTTAAAAGCAACTTTCTTAATACGCTCAACGTGTATATTAACCAAAATTTAGTACAGAGGTTTGCTTGTTAGTGTATTATAACTCTATACTTATTCTATGGAAGTAAAATTTACTCAAAGTAAAAGCATAAAAAGATTAAATTATTAATATAAATTGTTGACAATAATATTAATTTGTATTATAGTTGGTAGATTATTGTTTTATTTTTGATAGATTGGGGTACTTATGGATTTTAGTTTTTTACGCAATTGGTTTAGCACTACAGGTGCTGCTACAGGCTCAGAGCCAGGTAATACTGAACAGCCAGACTCTATTTCAGTAGATGATGGCAAATACGAGATGAAAGAATATGACGATGAATTTGA
This sequence is a window from Wolbachia endosymbiont (group B) of Protocalliphora azurea. Protein-coding genes within it:
- a CDS encoding DUF6290 family protein, giving the protein MADSSINISEKVLKNLTRLAKVKNQSAQELAEQFIQEAIENEEDMAIAKLAIQRDTRNAKFIRHEDINW
- a CDS encoding type II toxin-antitoxin system RelE family toxin codes for the protein MQNSSGMKTSTGDKYLICYEENVVHKDIQNLPKTIWSRVKEIVKERLTLSPEKAGDPLLGEFKGHRRIRSGDYRLVYRISKLERTVIITAIEHREYIYKS
- a CDS encoding porin codes for the protein MKKSIYTRTALASLLTLCSFSGFAADFSDESMKEVKKQESNESIKTSGKMEVMKTSNKKLKEKMDRICNADPRKKAEELKKKEELRLAAEQKKKEELKLAAEQKKKKEELKLVAKQKKKDEIRLAKEKKAKLIEDSKAKALSTKNSNVEKSKIKGSKTKNAKIEAKDIKKDVKVVNSNTEEKGKASPVVSVGGVDIINTNQGDGLRITFGGVVDSQGYGNHGLSGYNHYNVMPGKSTDYFNNTPDSIKGANPIFPKGIGNIGDYSENMGMISDAILHLRAENKNEDIGLRYGADVQFHVPVTEGKGASQGVNAARGRSAHVFLNSKYGDLKLGYQFGPESLMRLDATRIATVDGAADSDWFRKVNLEGSAANFPFYVTPRLYTESFSSESEKLSFRMAGKYNKEVMTTLPFRAAYYSPNYMGARFGISYSPRYDSGLSVVKEIAPDFLKDSSNKVTGVKNEETLRHVGPDYQHIISAGASYEYDFSKHNVKVKTSVVGEYGFSKQPSKDKHLYNEFIEYNNLAGINLGASADYKIDEDQSVKFAASFAYLGKSGQPKSIKELDLASKEYKETTDIARKNGLKQFNDNNTMYWTAGAGYQYDNIYTSVTYFGSRMSDKDMLHDVALGVQYDLSSCNKSKFVPYAALHYFTTDEKGALEDKNKDKIPSNKGVLLLTGVKFSF
- a CDS encoding type II toxin-antitoxin system RelE/ParE family toxin, with product MKKLHNNQLPKLEEAIKQIQGNPYIGELKSGDLAGVRVYKFSIFNQLTLLAYIHNEQNNILTLLAFAPHENFYRDLKKQV
- a CDS encoding ParD-like family protein, with the protein product MSITVNLDGEFEKIVQSHSILQNRSVPQQIEHWAKIGQIVEDNPELSYNIIKEILSGIEDIKSGNVEEYKSTKF
- a CDS encoding DUF2163 domain-containing protein → MQTKLKNHLAGELLTIATCWKLTLVSGEVMGFTDYDEDLNLNNVFYKSSSGFIASSIILNSDLRTDNLEIEGVLNSADIKEKDVLSGRYDFANIEIFLVNYKDLSQGIMNLHAGTFGKVTLNSGRFIAEIRGLATKLERSITELYSPVCRAQFCDDRCKADAKKFSRMSTITKVIDERRFEDTNLIESDGYYKHGVFSSATFEVVVKEYKNKVVTLFASPPYQISTGDKYSILAGCDKAFLTCKNKFNNTVNFRGEPYIPVV